The sequence GTAGATGATCCCAGTCTCGGGCATTTCAGGGCGGACAGTTTTTCCAAAACCCTGGCGGAGCTGGTGAACCGCCACAAACCCGAAATCTTCATCGCCTCCGCCACCTCCACCGGCAGGACCGTGATGCCTGTGGTCTACGCGGACCTCGCTACGGGGCTGACTGCGGACTGCACGGAACTGGGTATCGATACGAAGGAACGGCTGCTTCTCCAGACAAGGCCCGCCATCGGGGGGAACGTGATGGCGGACATCAAGACGCCCCTCAGCAGGCCCCAGATGTGCACCGTGAGGCCCCGGTCGAAGAAACCCCTTCCTGCCGACCCGTCGCGGACCGGCAGGATCATCGCCGAGAAGGCCGAACCCGGCGCCCTTTCGTCTGTGATGAAGCTCCTGGAGTTCCTGCCCGAGAAGAACGTGGGCGCGCCCCTGCAGGACGCCGAGGTCATCGTGGCGGGCGGAAAGGGGATGAAGAAGGGAGCCAATTTCGCCCTGCTTGAGGAGCTGGCCGCCCTTCTCGGAGGCTCCGTGGGGGCATCGCGGACGGCCGTGGATCTGAACTGGGCGCCCTATTCCTCCCAGGTGGGGCTGTCGGGCAAGTCGGTGACGCCGAAGCTCTACATCGCCTGCGGCATCTCCGGGGCGGTGCAGCACCTCGCCGGAATGTCCGCGTCCGATACGGTCATCGCCGTCAATTCAGACCCGGAGGCCCCCATCTTCCGGGTGGCGGACCTGGCCATCGTGGGCGACGCCCTTGAAGTGATCCCCGCGCTCATAGGGAGGCTGAAATCATGACGGGCACCTTTTTCGGAAACACCGACGCCCTTCGGGAGCGGTACGGAAAAATCACCCCGGAGATCCTCCGGGAGATACAGGAGGCCGCCGGAGCGAAGAACGTGGTGGCCGGAGATCCCGAGGCCCTGGAGAGCTACGCCTCCGACGAGGCGGGGATCATGTTCACCTCCATGCCGGACGCCGTGGTGAAGGCGGAGAGCGCCGAACAGGTGGCGGCGGTCATGAAGGTGGCGTCGAAGTACAAAATCCCGGTCACTCCAAGGGGGGCGGGAAGCGGCCTCGCCGGTGCGGCGGTTCCCCTCTGCGGAGGCATCGTCCTCTCCCTGGAGAAGATGAACCGCATCCTCGAGATCGACCCGGTGAACCGGGTGGCCGTGGTGGAACCCGGCGTGGTGACCAACGAGCTGTGCAAGGCTGTGGCCGAGCAAGGCTTCCTCTACGCGGGGTACCCCATGAGCACCGAGACGAGCTTCATCGGCGGCAACGTGGCCACCAACGCCGGGGGAGGCAAGGTCATCCGCTACGGCAACACCCGGCGGCACGTGCTCGGCCTGGAGGTGGTCCTCCCCACGGGAACGGTGCTGAACCTCGGGGGCAGGATCCGGAAAGATACCTGGGGGTACAGCCTCATGCAGCTCATGGTCGGTTCCGAGGGAACCCTGGGCATCATCACCAGGGTCATCGTCAACCTCGAGCCGAAACCAGGGAAGACGGTGAACCTCCTGGTGGCCTTCCCGGACCTTGATTCCGCCGTGGACAGCGTGGCGAAGGTTGTCCGCACCGGGATCAGCGTCATCTCCTGCGAACTGATGGACAAGCTCTCGGTAAATATCGCCGCCTCCCACGTGAACACAGTGCTCCCCTACCAGGACAGGGCCGACGCCTTCCTCCTCATCCAGATCGAGGGCGATTCGGACGAGCGGCTCGAGGAGGGGTACGAGAAGGTGGGAACCCTCTGCCTCGAAAACGGTGCCCTGGAGGTCTTCGTGGCGGAGAGCCGGACCGAGTCGGGCATGATCTGGAACATCCGGCAGAACCTCGCCGAGGCCATGCGGGCCCACGACCCCTACTGCTCCCTGAGCGGCGACATGGTGGTCCCCCTGTCCACGGTCCCCGAGATGGTGGAGGAGATCCGGAAGGCGGGAAAGGAACGGGGCATCGCTGTGGGCATCCTCGGCCACATCGCCGACGGGAACCTGCACCCCATCATCTTCAAGCCCGCCGGCATGGAACCCATGGAATGGGCGGAGTACGCCGAGGCCTTCTACGATGACCTCACCTCGGTGGCGATCCGCCTCGGCGGTGTGGGCAGCGGAGAGCACGGCATAGGATATGTGAAGATGCCCATCTTCCTCCACTCCAAGCCTGCGGAGGAAATCGAGATTATGAGAGGAATCAAGCGGTCCTTCGACCCCGACGGAATCCTGAACCCCGGGAAACTGCTGGGAAGCTGACAGGTTTTCCGGTGCCCGGATCCGGGCACCGGTCAGGGAAGTTCTGAACAGGAGACACGAGAGGAGCAGGGAACAACATGAAATCGAAGAGTGACATGGGAATCCTGGCTGTGGCCTTCGTCTGGTTCACCACCCACTTCGGCGGCGGCTTCGCCAGCGGGAGACAGCTCGTTGACTTTTTCGTATCCTACGGATGGTACGCCCTGATCACCCCCGTCCTGTCCATCGCCATCGTCACGGCGGTGCTCTACTATGCGTGGAGCTTCGCCGCAATCTACAAAACCTTCGACTACAGGGCATGGGGCAACCTCTATTTCAAACCCTTCGAGGCAATCTTCTCCAACGCCTACGAAGTCATGTACATTCTTATCCTTCTCATCGCGTCGGCGGTGGCATTCGCCACCGGAGGCACGGTGATGAAGCAGATCCTCGGGACCCCCTACGTTATGAACACGGTGATCGTGGCGGTCTTCATCTTCTTCCTGACCATCTTCGGCGCGGAGATGGTGCGGAGGGCCGCCTCCACCATGGCGATAATCATCATTGCGGGCATGACCATCATCTACGTGGGCAACCTCGTGACGAACTTCCCCAAGCTGATCGAGGTCATCCGCACCGCCCCGTCGCCGAAGGGCTTTTTTGAGGCTTTCTGGGCATCCCTGAAGTATGCCGGATTCCAGACGTGCGCCATGGGAGCCTACATCGCCGTGGCCGACGCACTGAAGACCAGGGAGGACGCCCGGAAAACCTCGGTCTGGGGCTTTCTCATCAACGCCGGGGTGCTCTGGCTCGCCACGGCCGGCGTGCTTCTCCACTACCCGGCCATTCTCCAGGAAAGCGTTCCCGTGCTCTACGTGGCGGCCCACGGCGGCGGCGGCGCTTTCGGCACGGCCATCGTGTCCCTCCTGATCTTCCTGGCAGTCATCTCCACCGGCGTGAGCCTCATCTTCGGCGGCGCCAGGCGCATCGTGGC is a genomic window of Aminivibrio pyruvatiphilus containing:
- a CDS encoding electron transfer flavoprotein subunit alpha/FixB family protein is translated as MNVEYRGVWTLSEVRDGRIHPVSYELLAWGRDLADTLGVPLSAVLLGSGVTEQAPDLIVHGADQVYVVDDPSLGHFRADSFSKTLAELVNRHKPEIFIASATSTGRTVMPVVYADLATGLTADCTELGIDTKERLLLQTRPAIGGNVMADIKTPLSRPQMCTVRPRSKKPLPADPSRTGRIIAEKAEPGALSSVMKLLEFLPEKNVGAPLQDAEVIVAGGKGMKKGANFALLEELAALLGGSVGASRTAVDLNWAPYSSQVGLSGKSVTPKLYIACGISGAVQHLAGMSASDTVIAVNSDPEAPIFRVADLAIVGDALEVIPALIGRLKS
- a CDS encoding FAD-binding oxidoreductase, giving the protein MTGTFFGNTDALRERYGKITPEILREIQEAAGAKNVVAGDPEALESYASDEAGIMFTSMPDAVVKAESAEQVAAVMKVASKYKIPVTPRGAGSGLAGAAVPLCGGIVLSLEKMNRILEIDPVNRVAVVEPGVVTNELCKAVAEQGFLYAGYPMSTETSFIGGNVATNAGGGKVIRYGNTRRHVLGLEVVLPTGTVLNLGGRIRKDTWGYSLMQLMVGSEGTLGIITRVIVNLEPKPGKTVNLLVAFPDLDSAVDSVAKVVRTGISVISCELMDKLSVNIAASHVNTVLPYQDRADAFLLIQIEGDSDERLEEGYEKVGTLCLENGALEVFVAESRTESGMIWNIRQNLAEAMRAHDPYCSLSGDMVVPLSTVPEMVEEIRKAGKERGIAVGILGHIADGNLHPIIFKPAGMEPMEWAEYAEAFYDDLTSVAIRLGGVGSGEHGIGYVKMPIFLHSKPAEEIEIMRGIKRSFDPDGILNPGKLLGS